The Streptomyces sp. NBC_00440 genome contains a region encoding:
- a CDS encoding IclR family transcriptional regulator has protein sequence MPQSHASAPDAKTAAPSGGVQSLERAFDLLERMADAGGEVGLSELSAASGLPLPTIHRLMRTLVACGYVRQQPNRRYALGPRLIRLGESSARLLGTWARPYLARLVEETGETANMALLDGDEVVYVAQVPSKHSMRMFTEVGRRVLPHSTGVGKALLAHTSPPEVRALLARTGMPAATEKTITTPEGFLDALEVVRRAGYAVDDNEQEIGVRCLAVQVPNSPTAAAISISGPAGRVTEEATERIVPILQGIALELSATLASAGPQQV, from the coding sequence GTGCCGCAGTCCCACGCCAGCGCACCCGACGCCAAGACCGCAGCACCGAGCGGTGGCGTCCAGTCCCTGGAGCGCGCCTTCGATCTGCTGGAGCGGATGGCCGACGCCGGTGGAGAGGTCGGCCTGAGCGAGCTCTCGGCCGCCAGCGGTCTGCCGCTGCCCACGATCCACCGGCTGATGCGCACTCTGGTCGCCTGCGGCTACGTACGCCAGCAGCCCAACCGGCGCTACGCGCTGGGCCCGCGCCTGATCCGGCTCGGCGAGTCGTCGGCCCGGCTGCTCGGGACCTGGGCCCGCCCCTATCTCGCGCGGCTGGTCGAGGAGACCGGGGAGACGGCGAACATGGCCCTGCTCGACGGGGACGAGGTCGTGTACGTCGCGCAGGTCCCGTCGAAGCACTCCATGCGGATGTTCACCGAGGTGGGGCGGCGGGTCCTGCCGCACTCCACCGGAGTCGGCAAGGCGCTGCTCGCGCACACCTCGCCGCCCGAGGTCAGGGCGCTGCTGGCACGGACCGGTATGCCGGCCGCCACCGAGAAGACGATCACCACGCCCGAGGGGTTCCTGGACGCCCTGGAGGTCGTACGCCGCGCGGGGTACGCGGTGGACGACAACGAGCAGGAGATCGGGGTCCGCTGCCTCGCGGTCCAGGTCCCCAACTCCCCCACGGCCGCCGCGATCTCGATCTCGGGTCCGGCGGGCCGGGTGACGGAGGAGGCGACCGAACGGATCGTGCCGATCCTCCAGGGCATCGCCCTGGAGCTCTCGGCCACCCTCGCGAGCGCGGGACCCCAGCAGGTCTGA
- a CDS encoding AIM24 family protein: MTLQQEIVGNAMQMAVVSLQPGQTVYCEAGKFLFKTSNVSMETRLSGPGGGGGQQGQGGQQGQAGGMGGILRQAMGTAMQVGQRALAGESLAFQYFAATGGEGTVGFAGVLPGEMRALELNGSRAWFAEKDAFVAAESTVDFGIAWQGGRTGRSGGEGFILEKFTGRGTVIICGAGNFIDLNPADFGGRIEVDTGCIVAFEEGIEYGVQRIGGLNRQGMMNAVFGGEGLSLATLEGNGRVILQSLTIEGLANALKKAQGGDKQGPTGGLFSTNAG, translated from the coding sequence GTGACCCTCCAGCAAGAGATCGTCGGCAACGCCATGCAGATGGCCGTCGTCAGCCTTCAGCCCGGCCAGACCGTCTACTGCGAGGCCGGGAAGTTCCTCTTCAAGACCTCGAACGTGAGCATGGAGACGCGTCTCTCCGGGCCCGGCGGCGGTGGCGGCCAGCAGGGACAGGGCGGTCAGCAGGGGCAGGCCGGCGGCATGGGCGGGATCCTCAGGCAGGCCATGGGCACCGCGATGCAGGTGGGCCAGCGGGCCCTGGCGGGTGAATCGCTCGCCTTCCAGTACTTCGCGGCCACCGGCGGCGAGGGCACGGTCGGCTTCGCGGGCGTGCTCCCGGGCGAGATGCGCGCCCTGGAGCTGAACGGCTCCCGGGCGTGGTTCGCCGAGAAGGACGCGTTCGTGGCGGCGGAGTCCACCGTCGATTTCGGTATCGCCTGGCAGGGCGGCCGGACGGGCCGCAGCGGCGGTGAGGGTTTCATCCTGGAGAAGTTCACCGGCCGGGGGACCGTGATCATCTGCGGCGCGGGCAACTTCATCGACCTCAACCCGGCCGACTTCGGCGGCCGTATCGAGGTCGACACCGGCTGCATCGTCGCCTTCGAGGAGGGCATCGAGTACGGCGTCCAGCGCATCGGCGGCCTCAACCGCCAGGGCATGATGAACGCCGTCTTCGGCGGCGAGGGCCTGTCGCTGGCCACGCTGGAGGGCAACGGCCGTGTCATCCTCCAGTCGCTGACCATCGAGGGTCTGGCGAACGCGCTGAAGAAGGCGCAGGGCGGCGACAAGCAGGGGCCCACGGGCGGACTCTTCTCCACGAACGCCGGATAG
- a CDS encoding Gfo/Idh/MocA family protein yields the protein MRIGLIGTGRIGSFHARVLSGHRDVGALVVADTEGARAAEVARRTGATAAASVDEVFTSGVDAVVIASATSSHAALIGRAARAGLPVFCEKPIATDLPGTLTALREAEEAGTVLQLGFMRRFDAGYAAARERVRSGSLGRLHTVRALTSDPAPPPAAYLPLSGGLFRDCLVHDFDMVRWVTGREVAEVYATGSDAGPAMFREAGDVDTAAALLTLDDGTLVTATATRCNGAGYDVRMELAGELDQISVGLGDRTPVTSTEPQGPPPADRPWPGFLERFAPAYEAELDAFLRVARGELANPCDGREALAALRIAEACELSRRERRPVRTDELVTG from the coding sequence GTGGTGGCCGACACCGAGGGGGCGCGCGCCGCCGAGGTCGCCCGGCGGACCGGTGCGACTGCCGCCGCTTCGGTCGACGAGGTCTTCACCTCGGGCGTGGACGCGGTCGTCATCGCTTCCGCGACCTCGTCGCACGCCGCTCTGATCGGCAGGGCCGCCCGCGCCGGGCTGCCGGTCTTCTGCGAGAAGCCGATCGCCACCGACCTGCCGGGCACACTGACGGCGCTGCGTGAGGCCGAGGAGGCGGGCACCGTGCTCCAGCTGGGCTTCATGCGCCGCTTCGACGCCGGATACGCGGCGGCGCGCGAGCGCGTGCGGTCGGGTTCGCTGGGCCGGCTGCACACCGTCCGCGCACTCACCTCCGACCCCGCGCCGCCGCCCGCCGCATATCTGCCGCTCTCCGGCGGGCTCTTCCGGGACTGCCTGGTGCACGACTTCGACATGGTGCGCTGGGTGACCGGGCGCGAGGTGGCCGAGGTGTACGCGACCGGGTCGGACGCGGGGCCCGCGATGTTCCGCGAGGCCGGTGATGTGGACACGGCCGCCGCACTGCTCACGCTGGACGACGGCACGCTGGTCACCGCGACCGCCACCCGGTGCAACGGCGCGGGCTACGACGTCCGGATGGAGCTGGCGGGGGAGCTGGACCAGATCTCGGTGGGGCTCGGCGACCGTACGCCGGTGACCTCGACCGAACCGCAGGGCCCGCCGCCCGCGGACCGGCCGTGGCCCGGCTTCCTGGAGCGGTTCGCCCCGGCCTACGAGGCCGAGCTCGACGCCTTCCTGCGGGTGGCGCGGGGCGAGCTGGCCAACCCGTGCGACGGCCGGGAGGCGCTGGCCGCGCTGCGCATCGCGGAGGCGTGCGAGCTGTCCCGGCGCGAGCGGCGCCCGGTCCGCACGGACGAACTCGTCACCGGCTGA
- the allB gene encoding allantoinase AllB, whose translation MSTTELVLRSTRVITPQGTRAASVAVADGKIAAVLPYDAEVPDGARLTDFGDDVLLPGLVDTHVHVNDPGRTEWEGFWTATRAAAAGGITTLLDMPLNSLPPTTTAANLRTKQDVARSKAHIDVGFWGGAIPSNVKDLRPLYDAGVFGFKCFLSPSGVEEFPELDQEELARSMAEIAGFGGLLIVHAEDPHQLADAPQRSGPQYADFLASRPRAAENQAIEGLIALARRLDARIHVLHLSSSDALPLIAAAKREGVRVTVESCPHFLTLTAEEVPDGATEFKCCPPIREAANQDALWQGLADGTIDCIVSDHSPCTTDLKTPDFADAWGGISSLQLGLPAIWTAARERGHSLDDVVRWMSTAPAALAGLSGKGAIEAGRDADFAVLAPDDTFTVDPAELYHRNQVTAYAGKTLYGVVRSTWLRGERIAENGVVGEPVGRLLERDA comes from the coding sequence GTGTCCACCACCGAACTGGTACTGCGCTCGACGCGAGTCATCACCCCCCAGGGGACGCGCGCCGCATCGGTCGCTGTCGCCGATGGGAAGATCGCAGCAGTGCTGCCCTACGACGCGGAGGTGCCGGATGGCGCCCGGCTGACGGACTTCGGCGACGACGTGCTGCTCCCCGGCCTCGTCGACACCCACGTCCATGTGAACGACCCCGGCCGCACCGAGTGGGAGGGGTTCTGGACCGCGACCAGGGCCGCCGCGGCCGGCGGGATCACCACGCTGCTCGACATGCCGCTCAACTCGCTGCCGCCGACCACGACCGCCGCCAACCTGCGGACCAAGCAGGACGTGGCCCGCAGCAAGGCGCACATCGACGTCGGCTTCTGGGGCGGCGCGATCCCCTCCAACGTCAAGGACCTGCGCCCGCTGTACGACGCCGGGGTGTTCGGCTTCAAGTGCTTCCTGTCGCCTTCCGGCGTCGAGGAGTTCCCCGAGCTCGACCAGGAGGAGCTCGCCCGGTCCATGGCCGAGATCGCCGGCTTCGGCGGGCTGCTGATCGTCCACGCCGAGGACCCGCACCAGCTGGCCGACGCCCCGCAGCGCAGCGGCCCGCAGTACGCGGACTTCCTGGCCTCCCGCCCCCGCGCCGCCGAGAACCAGGCGATCGAGGGCCTCATCGCGCTCGCCAGGCGGCTGGACGCGCGCATCCACGTCCTGCACCTCTCGTCCAGCGACGCGCTTCCGCTGATCGCCGCCGCCAAGCGCGAGGGCGTCCGGGTCACCGTGGAGTCCTGCCCGCACTTCCTCACCCTGACGGCCGAGGAAGTCCCGGACGGGGCAACGGAGTTCAAGTGCTGCCCACCGATCCGTGAGGCCGCCAACCAGGACGCGCTGTGGCAGGGGCTTGCCGACGGGACGATCGACTGCATCGTCTCCGACCACTCGCCCTGCACCACTGACCTCAAGACCCCCGACTTCGCCGACGCCTGGGGCGGCATCTCCTCCCTCCAGCTGGGGCTCCCGGCGATCTGGACGGCGGCGCGCGAGCGGGGCCACAGCCTCGACGACGTGGTCCGCTGGATGTCCACGGCGCCGGCCGCACTCGCCGGGCTGTCAGGCAAGGGCGCGATCGAGGCCGGCCGGGACGCCGACTTCGCGGTGCTGGCGCCGGACGACACCTTCACCGTCGACCCGGCGGAGCTGTACCACCGGAACCAGGTGACGGCATACGCCGGGAAGACCCTGTACGGGGTCGTGCGCTCCACCTGGCTGCGGGGCGAGCGGATCGCCGAGAACGGCGTAGTGGGCGAGCCGGTGGGCCGGCTGCTCGAACGCGACGCCTGA
- a CDS encoding cytochrome P450 family protein, translated as MTLIDLRQDTEDFNANPYPYYEKMRAAGPVHRVRTQDTEDAGVWLVVGHEEARAALNDPRLIKDPRKMEGWKDESGGLFANMLDADPPHHTRLRKLVVREFTARRVQALRPRVQEVTDACIDAMLAAPERTADLVDSLAFPLPMTVICELFGVPDLDRASFRVWSNELIGPTGGDQESAAVREMSGYLVSLIEAKRERPGDDLLSALIRARDEDGDQLSAPELVGMAFLLLVAGHETTVNLISNGVRALLTHPEQLAALRADMSLLDGAVEEMLRYDGPVETATYRHAAEPLRIGSADIAAGDPVLVSLGSADRDPDRFPDADRFDIRRAPQGHLAFGHGIHFCLGAPLARMEGRIAVRTLLERCPDLELDPDGGAYHWIPGLLMHGVRKLPVRW; from the coding sequence ATGACGCTGATCGATCTGCGGCAGGACACCGAGGACTTCAACGCGAATCCGTATCCGTACTACGAGAAGATGCGCGCCGCCGGGCCCGTGCACCGCGTCCGTACTCAGGACACCGAGGACGCCGGTGTCTGGCTGGTCGTCGGCCACGAGGAGGCCCGGGCCGCGCTCAACGACCCCCGGCTCATCAAGGACCCCCGGAAGATGGAGGGTTGGAAGGACGAGTCGGGCGGGCTCTTCGCCAACATGCTGGACGCCGACCCGCCGCACCACACCCGGCTGCGCAAGCTGGTGGTACGGGAGTTCACCGCGCGCCGGGTCCAGGCGCTGCGCCCGCGCGTGCAGGAGGTCACCGACGCCTGTATCGACGCGATGCTCGCGGCTCCGGAGCGCACGGCCGATCTGGTGGACTCGCTGGCGTTCCCGCTGCCGATGACCGTGATCTGTGAACTCTTCGGTGTGCCGGACCTGGACCGGGCGAGCTTCCGTGTCTGGTCCAACGAGCTGATCGGCCCGACCGGCGGTGACCAGGAGAGCGCCGCGGTCCGGGAGATGAGCGGATACCTCGTCTCGCTGATCGAGGCCAAGCGGGAGCGGCCGGGCGATGATCTGCTGAGCGCGCTGATCCGGGCCCGCGACGAGGACGGTGACCAGCTGTCCGCACCCGAACTCGTCGGTATGGCCTTCCTGCTGCTCGTCGCGGGCCATGAGACCACCGTCAACCTGATCTCCAACGGCGTACGCGCACTGCTCACCCACCCCGAGCAACTCGCCGCGCTGCGCGCCGACATGAGCCTGCTGGACGGCGCGGTCGAGGAGATGCTGCGCTACGACGGTCCGGTGGAGACCGCCACCTACCGGCACGCGGCGGAGCCTCTGCGGATCGGCTCCGCGGACATCGCGGCGGGCGACCCCGTACTGGTCTCGCTCGGTTCGGCCGACCGTGACCCGGACCGTTTCCCGGACGCCGACCGGTTCGACATCCGGCGCGCCCCGCAGGGGCACCTCGCCTTCGGGCACGGCATCCACTTCTGCCTCGGCGCGCCGCTCGCCAGGATGGAGGGCCGGATCGCCGTCCGTACGCTGCTGGAGCGCTGCCCCGATCTGGAACTCGACCCGGACGGCGGCGCGTACCACTGGATTCCGGGACTGCTGATGCACGGGGTGCGGAAACTGCCGGTGCGCTGGTGA
- a CDS encoding SDR family NAD(P)-dependent oxidoreductase, with product MSSLNRSALDGRAALVTGGSRGIGAAVALRLAREGADVAITFERNETAAKEVVAGIQEAGRRGLALRTDAATAVARTAEEFGGLDILVNNAGVGVLAPVGDLTAADLDRTLAVNVREVFLGSQAAAAVLRPGGRIISTGTALTRYAGGPGASLYGMSKAALTGLTRSLARELGERGITVNVIQPGPVDTEMNPADGPYAGPQRAATALGRFGTADEVASLVAYLAGEEAGYVTGAELLVDGGHAA from the coding sequence ATGTCTTCTCTGAACAGGTCAGCGCTGGACGGCCGGGCGGCGCTGGTGACGGGCGGCAGCCGCGGGATCGGGGCCGCCGTGGCACTGCGGCTGGCGCGGGAGGGCGCGGACGTCGCGATCACCTTCGAACGGAACGAGACCGCAGCCAAGGAGGTCGTCGCCGGGATCCAGGAGGCGGGCCGCCGGGGCCTGGCGCTGCGTACGGACGCGGCGACCGCCGTGGCCCGCACCGCCGAGGAGTTCGGCGGGCTCGACATCCTCGTGAACAACGCGGGGGTCGGTGTGCTGGCCCCGGTCGGCGATCTCACGGCGGCCGACCTCGACCGTACGCTCGCGGTCAACGTACGAGAGGTCTTCCTCGGCTCACAGGCCGCGGCCGCGGTGCTCAGGCCGGGCGGCCGGATCATTTCGACCGGCACGGCGCTGACCCGCTACGCGGGCGGTCCCGGGGCCAGCCTCTACGGAATGAGCAAGGCCGCGCTGACCGGGCTGACCCGGTCGCTCGCCCGGGAGCTGGGCGAGCGGGGCATCACGGTCAACGTGATCCAGCCGGGCCCGGTCGACACGGAGATGAACCCGGCGGACGGCCCGTACGCCGGGCCCCAGCGCGCGGCAACGGCGCTGGGACGCTTCGGGACGGCGGACGAGGTGGCCTCGCTGGTGGCGTATCTGGCCGGCGAGGAGGCCGGGTATGTGACGGGGGCCGAGCTGCTGGTGGACGGCGGGCACGCGGCGTAA
- a CDS encoding PaaI family thioesterase, with product MSELDLDLARRTLDAQPFSRLLGARVTRFGGGSAVLEVDVRDELLQQNGFLHGGVLAYAADNALTFAAGTTLGAAVLTGGFSIQYVRPGAGRTLVARAEVVHTGRRQATVRCDLVMVRDDGEEVLCAVAQGTVLPAAAPPSA from the coding sequence ATGAGTGAACTCGACCTGGACCTGGCGCGCCGGACGCTCGACGCGCAGCCGTTCAGCCGGCTGCTGGGGGCGCGCGTCACCCGGTTCGGCGGCGGCTCGGCCGTACTGGAGGTGGACGTCCGCGACGAGCTGCTGCAGCAGAACGGCTTTCTGCACGGGGGAGTGCTGGCGTACGCGGCCGACAACGCGCTCACCTTCGCGGCCGGGACGACGCTGGGGGCCGCCGTGCTGACCGGCGGCTTCTCCATTCAGTACGTGCGCCCCGGCGCGGGCCGCACACTCGTCGCCCGCGCCGAGGTGGTGCACACCGGGCGCCGCCAGGCCACCGTCCGCTGCGATCTGGTCATGGTGCGCGACGACGGTGAGGAGGTGCTCTGCGCCGTGGCGCAGGGGACCGTGCTCCCGGCTGCCGCGCCACCGTCAGCCTGA
- a CDS encoding response regulator, giving the protein MLGGAGDIEIAGEAADGSEVPALVAAVHPDVVLMDIRMPGVDGLTATERLRSAAGAPEVVLLTTFHADEQVLRALRAGAAGFVLKDTPPADIVAAVRRVAAGDPVLSPAVTRQLMTHVAGGAADDRAVRARAQLGQLSDREREVAVAVGRGESNAAIAAALYLSVPTVKTQVSRVLARLGLNNRVQIALLVHDAGFLDGDGDVR; this is encoded by the coding sequence ATGCTCGGCGGCGCCGGTGACATCGAGATCGCCGGCGAGGCGGCGGACGGCTCCGAGGTGCCCGCGCTGGTGGCCGCCGTCCACCCCGATGTGGTCCTGATGGACATCCGGATGCCGGGCGTGGACGGGCTGACGGCCACCGAGCGGCTGCGGAGCGCCGCCGGTGCGCCCGAGGTCGTCCTGCTCACCACCTTCCACGCCGACGAACAGGTGCTGCGGGCGCTGCGCGCGGGGGCGGCCGGGTTCGTGCTGAAGGACACCCCGCCCGCCGACATCGTCGCCGCGGTCCGCCGGGTGGCGGCCGGCGATCCGGTGCTCTCGCCCGCGGTCACCCGGCAGCTGATGACGCATGTGGCGGGCGGCGCGGCGGACGACCGTGCGGTGCGGGCCCGCGCGCAGCTGGGCCAACTCTCCGACCGCGAGCGGGAAGTGGCAGTCGCCGTAGGGCGCGGCGAGTCCAACGCGGCCATCGCGGCCGCCCTGTATCTGAGCGTGCCCACGGTCAAGACCCAGGTGTCGCGCGTGCTGGCCCGGCTCGGCCTCAACAACCGTGTCCAGATCGCGTTGCTGGTCCACGATGCGGGGTTCCTCGACGGGGACGGCGACGTACGCTGA
- a CDS encoding sensor histidine kinase, whose protein sequence is MTRSEYRWLLPSALAGAEPAADRERPRRTLRDWIVDITAFLIALGIGVLALDAIKNQAGYTDLDSAADQVIGVLSCCTLWVRRRWPVGLAAVLVVVSAFAPLAAGAVLVALFSLAVHRPFRPVLVLGAGAVAAGGVQAALRPDPTMSWISSTLFGTVLVLLVIIWGLFVRSRRQLVVVLRERAHRAEAEADLRAEQAQRLAREAIAREMHDVLAHRLTLLSVHAGALEFRPGAPAPEVARAAGVIRDSAHEALQDLREIIGVLRTPGEGEENRPQPTLVTLEALAAESRQAGMSVTLHNKVADPATVPAATGRTAYRIVQEGLTNARKHAPGAEVTVTVTGSPGAGLTVEVRNPPPPGDVPKVPGSGQGLIGLTERATLAGGRLDHGATEGGGFRVAAWLPWPA, encoded by the coding sequence ATGACGCGTTCGGAGTACCGCTGGCTGCTGCCCTCGGCCCTGGCAGGTGCCGAGCCCGCCGCGGACCGGGAGAGGCCGCGCCGGACCCTGCGCGACTGGATCGTGGACATCACGGCCTTCCTGATCGCGCTGGGCATCGGTGTGCTGGCCCTGGACGCCATCAAGAACCAGGCGGGCTACACCGACCTCGACAGCGCCGCCGACCAGGTGATCGGCGTCCTCTCCTGCTGCACGCTCTGGGTGCGCAGGCGCTGGCCCGTCGGGCTCGCCGCGGTGCTCGTGGTGGTCAGCGCGTTCGCTCCGCTCGCCGCCGGTGCCGTGCTGGTGGCGCTGTTCAGCCTGGCCGTGCACCGCCCGTTCCGGCCGGTCCTGGTACTGGGGGCAGGGGCGGTGGCGGCCGGGGGAGTGCAGGCCGCGCTGCGCCCCGACCCGACCATGTCCTGGATCAGCTCGACGCTCTTCGGCACGGTGCTGGTGCTGCTGGTGATCATCTGGGGCCTGTTCGTACGCTCCCGGCGCCAGCTCGTCGTGGTGCTGCGCGAACGCGCCCACCGCGCCGAGGCGGAGGCCGATCTCCGTGCCGAACAGGCGCAGCGGCTGGCCCGCGAGGCCATCGCCCGGGAGATGCACGACGTACTGGCGCACCGGCTGACCCTGCTCAGCGTCCACGCCGGAGCCCTGGAATTCCGGCCCGGCGCACCCGCGCCCGAGGTCGCCCGCGCCGCCGGGGTCATCCGGGACAGCGCCCACGAGGCGCTCCAGGACCTGCGCGAGATCATCGGGGTGCTCCGGACCCCCGGCGAGGGCGAGGAGAACCGGCCGCAGCCCACCTTGGTCACGCTCGAAGCCCTGGCCGCCGAGTCCCGGCAGGCCGGGATGTCGGTCACCCTGCACAACAAGGTCGCGGACCCGGCCACCGTGCCCGCCGCGACCGGCCGCACCGCCTATCGCATCGTCCAGGAAGGGCTCACCAACGCCCGTAAACACGCGCCGGGGGCCGAGGTCACCGTCACGGTCACCGGCAGCCCCGGGGCCGGGCTGACCGTCGAGGTACGGAATCCGCCGCCGCCCGGAGACGTACCGAAGGTGCCGGGATCCGGGCAGGGATTGATCGGCCTCACCGAGCGGGCCACCCTCGCGGGCGGCCGTCTGGACCACGGCGCGACGGAGGGCGGCGGCTTCCGGGTCGCCGCCTGGCTACCCTGGCCCGCGTGA